The following are encoded in a window of Phycisphaerae bacterium genomic DNA:
- a CDS encoding LacI family DNA-binding transcriptional regulator: protein MTLHLTDRKSKTVTLKDIADRLGLSAMTVSRALSGKANLVSPDTAQRCREAAKEMGYSPNLMARSLRGEQLSTIVMFAEHISSHHYLAELVDVVARSIEKRHYGVISCQSIGSFHQALRNFRLAGAVVIAPPEGFYNDPYGEAEFGVYRHTPTVLIHSAVDQNIFNEVSPDIVAFNYHAACHLAELGHRHIGYIGGPRAEEEPRWFELRRAGIERAMIEYGIVPSCLHHQACADASMGAAALQQLMTRYPETSAVMCINDEIALAAVVGAQEMRISVPRDLSVIGSNDIKIAGFFRPSLTTLAIDIRGMVETALDLLFDEISDHREVPGREPIKIKLPANLIVRDSTAPPAEI from the coding sequence ATGACCCTGCACCTCACAGACCGAAAGTCCAAGACCGTCACGCTCAAGGACATCGCCGACCGACTGGGGCTGTCCGCCATGACGGTCTCGCGGGCGCTTTCCGGCAAGGCCAACCTGGTGAGCCCGGATACCGCGCAGCGTTGTCGCGAGGCGGCCAAGGAGATGGGGTACTCGCCGAATCTCATGGCCCGCAGCCTGCGCGGCGAGCAGCTCAGCACGATCGTGATGTTCGCGGAACATATCTCCAGCCACCACTACCTCGCGGAATTGGTGGATGTCGTGGCGCGCTCCATCGAAAAGCGCCACTACGGCGTCATCAGTTGCCAGTCGATCGGGAGCTTTCATCAGGCATTGCGGAACTTCCGGCTGGCCGGCGCCGTGGTGATCGCTCCGCCGGAAGGATTCTACAACGATCCCTACGGCGAAGCGGAATTCGGCGTTTATCGTCACACGCCGACGGTCCTGATCCACAGCGCGGTCGATCAGAATATCTTCAATGAAGTGAGCCCGGATATTGTCGCGTTCAACTACCACGCAGCCTGCCACCTGGCGGAACTGGGCCATCGTCACATCGGCTACATCGGCGGCCCGCGCGCCGAAGAGGAGCCGCGCTGGTTTGAGCTGCGCCGCGCCGGGATCGAGCGGGCGATGATCGAATACGGAATTGTGCCGTCTTGCCTGCACCATCAGGCCTGCGCCGACGCGAGCATGGGGGCCGCCGCGCTGCAGCAACTCATGACCCGCTACCCCGAGACCTCCGCGGTCATGTGCATCAACGACGAAATCGCCCTCGCCGCGGTCGTCGGTGCCCAGGAGATGCGGATATCGGTGCCGCGCGACCTGTCCGTCATCGGTTCCAATGACATTAAGATCGCCGGATTCTTCCGCCCATCGCTGACGACGCTGGCCATTGACATCCGCGGTATGGTCGAAACGGCGCTCGATCTTCTCTTCGACGAGATCAGCGATCATCGGGAAGTGCCCGGCCGCGAGCCGATCAAGATTAAGCTGCCGGCGAACCTGATCGTGCGCGATTCCACCGCGCCGCCGGCCGAGATTTGA
- a CDS encoding DUF1570 domain-containing protein, with protein MSKTYLHRPNRLVRMSLAGMVGCVGASIAGCHSPSPYTPVPYTAEDWTYRGAKGSECTSAHYIVRTTCKSKPFVDALPGFLESCYLAYSELLPAPSGSERPLETYLFQTRWQWERFTEEFAGPRAETYKQIRSGGYSERGVTVSHYGSRRSTLSILAHEGLHQYLDATHGPSIPAWINEGLACYFESFDLDEEGRPVFNPRQNTLRTPALRKQFSNKSMKPLKELLGTNAGREIHNPTQQVLGCYSQWWSLIVFLQRPPRENPYHAGFQELLRELGSESMDRKAQAFMAADTDGTMTFGEAVFRAYVTDDLEKFEAEYEAFLPELLSLMVS; from the coding sequence ATGAGCAAAACGTATCTTCATCGTCCGAACCGGTTGGTGAGGATGAGCCTGGCCGGGATGGTCGGCTGCGTCGGCGCTTCGATCGCCGGTTGTCACTCGCCCTCGCCTTACACTCCGGTCCCCTACACCGCAGAGGACTGGACCTATCGCGGGGCCAAGGGATCGGAGTGTACATCGGCCCATTACATCGTGCGAACGACGTGCAAGTCCAAGCCGTTTGTCGATGCGTTGCCCGGGTTTCTGGAGAGTTGCTATCTGGCCTACTCCGAGCTGTTGCCGGCGCCGAGCGGGTCCGAGCGGCCGCTGGAGACGTACCTTTTTCAGACGCGCTGGCAATGGGAGCGATTCACGGAGGAGTTCGCCGGACCACGGGCCGAGACGTACAAGCAGATTCGATCCGGCGGCTACTCGGAGCGCGGCGTGACGGTCTCGCACTACGGCTCGCGACGCAGCACCTTGTCCATCCTGGCCCACGAGGGACTGCACCAGTATCTTGACGCGACGCACGGCCCGTCGATTCCGGCGTGGATCAACGAGGGACTGGCCTGCTACTTTGAGTCCTTCGATCTCGACGAGGAGGGCCGGCCCGTCTTCAATCCCCGCCAGAATACCCTGCGTACGCCGGCGCTGCGCAAGCAATTCAGCAACAAGTCGATGAAGCCGCTCAAGGAGCTGCTGGGGACGAACGCCGGGCGGGAGATCCACAACCCGACGCAGCAGGTGCTGGGCTGCTACAGCCAATGGTGGTCGCTGATCGTCTTTCTGCAACGGCCTCCGCGCGAGAATCCTTATCACGCGGGGTTTCAGGAGCTGCTTCGCGAACTGGGCAGCGAATCGATGGATCGCAAGGCCCAGGCGTTCATGGCCGCGGACACCGACGGCACGATGACCTTCGGCGAGGCGGTGTTCCGCGCCTATGTGACGGACGATTTGGAGAAGTTTGAGGCCGAGTATGAGGCTTTCCTGCCGGAACTCCTGAGCCTGATGGTTTCCTAG
- a CDS encoding sugar phosphate nucleotidyltransferase, with protein sequence MKGIILAGGTGSRLLPLTKVTNKHLLPVGRKPMIYHPVEKLAGAGIQEILIVTGLEHMGDVVNLLGSGKEFGVRFTYKVQDEAGGIAQALGLAENFCGGSKMAVILGDNIFADPLGDEVGRFAEQASGARLMLKEVPDPHRFGVAEIVGDKIVRIVEKPKQPKSKYAVTGIYFYDADVFDIIRRQKPSGRGEMEITDVNNAYLARGDLTHGFFRGWWSDAGTFESLDHVQLLLQGKAP encoded by the coding sequence ATGAAAGGCATCATTCTCGCCGGCGGCACCGGCTCCCGGCTGCTGCCGCTTACCAAGGTCACCAACAAGCATCTCCTTCCCGTCGGCCGAAAGCCGATGATTTACCACCCCGTTGAAAAGCTGGCCGGCGCTGGTATCCAGGAGATTCTCATCGTCACCGGTCTCGAACACATGGGTGACGTCGTGAATCTTTTGGGCTCGGGCAAGGAATTTGGCGTCCGGTTTACCTACAAGGTCCAGGACGAGGCGGGGGGCATCGCCCAGGCGCTGGGACTGGCCGAGAACTTCTGCGGCGGGTCGAAAATGGCCGTCATCCTCGGCGACAACATCTTCGCGGACCCGCTCGGTGACGAGGTGGGGCGATTTGCCGAGCAGGCTTCCGGGGCGCGTCTGATGCTCAAGGAAGTGCCCGATCCGCACCGCTTCGGCGTCGCGGAGATTGTTGGCGACAAGATCGTTCGTATCGTCGAAAAGCCGAAACAGCCCAAGAGCAAATACGCGGTGACCGGCATCTACTTTTACGACGCGGACGTCTTCGACATCATTCGCCGGCAGAAACCTTCGGGTCGCGGGGAGATGGAAATTACGGACGTGAACAATGCCTATCTCGCCCGGGGCGATCTGACCCACGGCTTCTTCCGCGGCTGGTGGAGCGATGCAGGGACATTCGAATCTCTGGACCATGTGCAATTGCTTCTGCAGGGGAAGGCCCCGTGA
- the purB gene encoding adenylosuccinate lyase, producing the protein MAKHSRRRPRASPGGDVYQSPLVARNASAEMAALFSPRRRVATWRRIWIALAQTQRELGLPISAVQIRALKAAVEKIDLAAAARHEARLRHDVMAHLHAFADEAPAARGILHLGATSMDIVDNADLILLRDALRIVQGWLVTVVEALARQAERHRNLPCLGFTHFQPAQLTTIGKRISLWCWDFVRDLEEVDRLLAGLRFRGLRGATGTQAGFFKLLGSAAKVRRMEQRVAAKLGFRDCEPVTGQTYSRKVDAQVIAALANIAASVHKFGNDMRLLAHLKEVEEPFEAGQVGSSAMAYKRNPMLCERATGLARFVISLAQSGFQNAAEQWLERTLDDSANKRLLVPECFLATDGMLQIVAHVANGLVVYPRMIRSHIEAELPFMATEDILMAAVAAGGNRQGLHERIRVHSRAAGEQVKRYGKPNDLLGRLKRDPAFSGVRIERIMDPAGFTGLAAEQVDEFLSKTVGPLRRRHRGTPRRRPEISV; encoded by the coding sequence ATGGCCAAGCATTCCCGTCGCCGTCCTCGCGCTTCCCCGGGAGGCGACGTGTATCAAAGTCCGCTGGTGGCGCGGAATGCGTCGGCGGAGATGGCAGCGCTGTTCTCCCCGCGCCGGCGCGTGGCCACCTGGCGGCGCATCTGGATCGCCCTGGCCCAGACGCAGCGGGAGTTGGGTCTGCCGATCAGCGCGGTGCAGATTCGCGCGCTAAAGGCCGCCGTCGAAAAGATCGATCTGGCGGCGGCCGCGCGCCACGAGGCGCGGCTGCGCCACGATGTCATGGCCCATCTGCATGCGTTCGCGGATGAAGCGCCCGCGGCGCGGGGGATCCTCCACCTCGGCGCGACCAGCATGGATATCGTGGACAACGCAGACCTTATTTTGCTCCGGGACGCCCTGCGCATCGTCCAGGGTTGGCTCGTCACGGTCGTCGAAGCGCTGGCCCGGCAAGCTGAGCGGCATCGCAATCTTCCGTGTCTGGGGTTCACCCATTTCCAACCGGCGCAGCTCACGACGATCGGCAAACGCATTTCGCTGTGGTGCTGGGACTTCGTCCGCGATCTGGAGGAGGTTGATCGCCTGCTGGCGGGTCTTCGCTTTCGCGGCCTGCGCGGGGCGACGGGCACGCAGGCGGGGTTTTTCAAGCTGCTGGGCAGCGCGGCCAAGGTCCGGCGAATGGAACAGCGCGTCGCCGCCAAACTCGGCTTTCGCGACTGTGAGCCGGTCACGGGGCAGACCTATTCGCGAAAGGTCGATGCGCAGGTCATCGCCGCGCTGGCCAACATTGCGGCGAGCGTCCACAAGTTTGGCAACGACATGCGGCTGCTCGCCCACCTGAAAGAGGTGGAAGAGCCCTTCGAGGCCGGGCAGGTCGGCAGCTCGGCGATGGCTTACAAGCGCAATCCGATGCTCTGCGAGCGGGCGACGGGGCTGGCGCGGTTCGTCATCAGCTTGGCGCAGTCCGGCTTTCAGAACGCCGCGGAGCAGTGGCTCGAACGGACGCTGGACGATTCGGCGAACAAGCGATTGCTCGTGCCGGAGTGTTTTCTGGCGACGGACGGGATGCTGCAGATCGTCGCCCACGTCGCGAACGGGCTGGTCGTTTACCCGCGGATGATTCGGTCGCACATCGAGGCCGAATTGCCCTTCATGGCCACAGAGGACATCCTCATGGCGGCGGTCGCCGCCGGGGGGAATCGGCAGGGATTGCACGAGCGAATCCGCGTACACTCGCGGGCGGCAGGCGAACAAGTGAAGCGCTACGGCAAGCCGAATGATCTGCTGGGGCGGCTGAAGCGCGATCCGGCGTTTTCCGGGGTGCGGATCGAGCGGATCATGGACCCCGCCGGATTCACCGGATTGGCGGCCGAGCAGGTGGACGAGTTTTTGAGCAAGACTGTCGGCCCGCTGCGCCGGCGGCATCGCGGCACGCCGCGGCGACGGCCGGAGATTTCGGTATGA
- the dauA gene encoding C4-dicarboxylic acid transporter DauA: MPDRHRAAVTALPADRARFAMALRKALSSGYSARDLRKDILAGLVVGVVALPLSMALAIASGVPPQHGLYTAIIGGGLIALLGGSAVQVSGPTAAFVVILAPIATKFGLGGLLVATLMAGLLLMIAGMARWGRLIEFIPYPVTTGFTSGIAVVIATLQIKDFLGLTIPQMPEHFLERVHAIIVALPTMRTTDLSIGVLTLLILVILPRLTKAIPAPLVALPAGALAAWILPRYFPGFDVATISSRFTYVLDGVTRNGIPQLPPMPLLPWLCSGPNGTELVLSMELFRALAGPAFAIATLGAIESLLSAVVADGMTGGKHDPDAELIAQGLGNIAAPFFGGIAATGAIARTATNIRYGARTPVAAIVHALFILFAILLFAPLLGYLPMASMAALLMVVAWNMSEAKHVAHVVRVGPGSDVFVLLTCFGLTVVFDMVISVSVGVVLAAVLFMRRMAEVSNVRLISAGPEHPQVFLPPGAIIYEIAGPLFFGAAQKAMSELRIVERHVKTVILDLSAVPMMDATGLVNLESAMERLRKAGTSIIIAGVQNQPLQVMAKAGWKDRHGWITIRRSLDDGIALSWARHATGV, translated from the coding sequence ATGCCCGATAGACACCGCGCCGCGGTCACCGCTTTGCCGGCGGATCGCGCCCGGTTCGCCATGGCCCTGCGCAAGGCCCTCTCGTCCGGCTACAGCGCCCGCGATCTGCGCAAAGACATCCTCGCCGGCCTCGTCGTCGGCGTCGTCGCCCTGCCGCTTTCGATGGCGCTGGCCATCGCCTCCGGTGTCCCGCCGCAACACGGCCTTTACACCGCCATCATCGGCGGCGGACTGATCGCCCTGCTCGGAGGATCGGCCGTCCAGGTCTCCGGACCCACCGCCGCGTTTGTGGTCATCCTGGCGCCCATCGCCACGAAGTTCGGGCTCGGCGGTCTGCTGGTCGCTACCCTGATGGCCGGTCTCCTGTTGATGATCGCCGGGATGGCCCGCTGGGGCAGATTGATCGAATTCATTCCTTATCCCGTCACCACCGGATTCACGAGTGGCATCGCCGTCGTGATCGCGACACTGCAAATCAAGGACTTCCTCGGTCTCACGATTCCTCAAATGCCCGAGCACTTTCTCGAACGCGTCCATGCCATCATCGTGGCGCTTCCAACGATGCGAACGACTGATTTGTCGATCGGAGTGCTGACACTGCTGATCCTCGTCATTCTCCCCCGGCTGACCAAGGCGATTCCCGCGCCGCTCGTCGCCCTTCCCGCGGGCGCGCTCGCCGCGTGGATCCTGCCCCGGTACTTCCCCGGTTTCGACGTCGCCACGATCAGCAGCCGGTTCACCTATGTCCTGGATGGCGTGACCAGGAACGGTATTCCTCAACTGCCACCGATGCCGCTCTTGCCCTGGTTATGTTCAGGGCCGAACGGGACAGAACTCGTCCTCTCCATGGAGCTGTTTCGCGCCCTCGCCGGTCCCGCTTTCGCCATCGCTACGCTCGGTGCGATTGAATCGCTCCTCTCCGCCGTCGTCGCCGACGGCATGACCGGCGGAAAACACGATCCCGACGCCGAACTCATCGCGCAAGGTTTGGGCAACATCGCCGCCCCCTTCTTCGGCGGCATCGCGGCCACCGGCGCGATCGCCCGCACCGCCACCAACATCCGCTACGGGGCCCGCACGCCGGTCGCCGCCATCGTCCACGCCCTGTTTATTCTCTTCGCGATCCTCCTCTTCGCGCCGCTGTTGGGATACCTGCCGATGGCCTCGATGGCCGCCCTCCTCATGGTCGTTGCCTGGAACATGAGCGAGGCCAAGCACGTCGCCCACGTCGTCCGCGTCGGCCCGGGGAGCGATGTGTTCGTCCTCTTGACCTGCTTCGGACTGACCGTGGTCTTTGACATGGTCATCTCGGTCAGCGTCGGAGTCGTGCTCGCAGCCGTGTTGTTCATGCGGCGCATGGCGGAAGTCTCCAACGTGCGGCTCATCAGCGCCGGCCCGGAGCACCCGCAGGTTTTCCTCCCGCCCGGCGCCATCATCTATGAGATCGCCGGCCCGCTCTTTTTCGGCGCCGCCCAAAAGGCCATGAGCGAGTTGCGGATCGTCGAGCGCCACGTCAAGACCGTGATTCTGGACCTGTCCGCCGTCCCCATGATGGACGCGACAGGGCTCGTCAATCTGGAGTCGGCCATGGAGCGGCTTCGCAAGGCGGGTACGTCCATCATCATCGCCGGAGTCCAGAACCAGCCCCTCCAGGTAATGGCCAAGGCCGGCTGGAAAGACCGCCACGGTTGGATAACCATCCGCCGGAGCCTCGACGATGGGATCGCCCTCTCGTGGGCACGCCACGCGACCGGCGTGTGA
- the rfbB gene encoding dTDP-glucose 4,6-dehydratase produces the protein MTTPISPQCILVTGGAGFIGANFIRYVFTNCPDVRVVNVDCLTYAGNLENLAEFSDDPRYVFARIDICETSAISAVCKEHGAQAIVHFAAESHVDRSITGPAAFIRTNVQGTLSMLQVARDCGDLRFLQVGTDEVYGSLGATGFFTETTPLDPHSPYSASKAAADHLVAAFGHTFGLPVLITRCSNNYGPYQFPEKMIPLMINNARQNKPLPVYGDGSNVRDWLYVEDHCRALWTVLTRGTAGRVYNIGGNSEKTNLEVVKTLLKRLNKPESLISFVKDRPGHDFRYAIDASRIKNELGWSPSVAFEAGLARTIDWYLSHQDWLDHITSGDYKKYYEEMYAGR, from the coding sequence GTGACGACGCCGATTTCCCCCCAATGCATTCTCGTTACGGGCGGCGCGGGATTTATCGGCGCCAATTTCATCCGCTACGTCTTTACGAATTGCCCCGACGTGCGCGTCGTTAACGTTGACTGCCTAACCTACGCCGGGAATCTCGAAAACCTCGCGGAGTTCTCCGACGATCCACGCTACGTATTCGCCAGGATCGACATCTGCGAGACCTCGGCCATCTCCGCCGTCTGCAAGGAACATGGCGCACAGGCCATCGTCCACTTTGCCGCCGAGAGCCATGTCGATCGTTCCATCACCGGCCCGGCGGCGTTCATCCGCACCAACGTCCAGGGGACGCTGAGCATGTTGCAGGTCGCCCGCGATTGCGGCGATCTGCGGTTCCTGCAAGTGGGGACGGACGAAGTGTACGGCTCCCTTGGAGCGACTGGCTTTTTCACTGAGACAACGCCCCTCGATCCGCACTCGCCCTATAGCGCGTCGAAAGCGGCCGCCGATCATCTGGTGGCCGCCTTTGGTCATACGTTCGGATTGCCGGTCCTGATCACCCGCTGCTCCAACAACTACGGGCCGTATCAGTTTCCGGAGAAGATGATCCCGCTCATGATCAACAATGCCCGGCAGAATAAGCCGCTGCCGGTTTATGGCGATGGGTCCAATGTCCGCGACTGGCTTTATGTTGAGGATCATTGTCGGGCGCTATGGACCGTGCTCACGCGCGGGACGGCGGGCCGGGTCTACAACATCGGGGGCAACAGCGAAAAGACGAATCTTGAAGTCGTGAAGACGCTCCTCAAGCGGCTCAACAAGCCGGAAAGCCTCATCTCCTTCGTGAAAGACCGCCCCGGACACGATTTTCGCTATGCCATCGACGCCTCGCGGATCAAGAACGAGCTCGGCTGGTCGCCGTCGGTCGCGTTTGAGGCGGGCCTCGCGCGGACGATTGACTGGTACCTCTCCCACCAGGACTGGCTCGATCACATCACGTCGGGCGATTACAAGAAATACTACGAAGAAATGTATGCCGGGCGCTGA